One genomic region from Caballeronia sp. M1242 encodes:
- a CDS encoding sorbosone dehydrogenase family protein produces the protein MNATLKLLPLAFGAMLACMPPADAAQDNVGTLSNFRQTGNTQPPETVPQTGQTADALRENLKQIKLPPGFKIDLYAVVPEARHMAIEPSTGVVFVGTRKNRVWQVTDRTKQRVASDVVQFASSVTFKVPNGVCFSPDGVLYVAEQNRVLGFPAAQFFGEGGPDVAAAVVVPQGKLIPTQFESFNHGARACRIGPDKKLYIALGQPWNVPPKDKLAELDRNGLAGIIRLDQDGKNREVYAHGVRNSVGLDFNPKDKTLWFTDNQVDGMGDDMPPGELNHATKAGENFGFPWYGGGKVRTVEYKDQNPPAGVVFPQVEFAAHAADLGMSFYTGKMFPQKYQGGIFDAEHGSWNRTKPIGARIMYTPIKDDGTAGETEVFAEGWLTQSGEYMGRPVDVQMLQDGSLLVSDDYAGAIYRISYSGAK, from the coding sequence ATGAACGCAACGCTCAAGCTCTTGCCATTGGCCTTCGGCGCGATGCTCGCCTGCATGCCGCCCGCCGACGCAGCGCAGGACAACGTCGGCACCCTGTCCAACTTCCGTCAGACCGGCAATACGCAGCCGCCGGAAACCGTCCCGCAAACCGGTCAGACTGCGGACGCGCTTCGCGAAAACCTGAAGCAAATCAAGCTGCCGCCGGGCTTCAAGATCGACCTGTATGCGGTCGTGCCGGAAGCGCGGCACATGGCGATCGAGCCATCCACGGGCGTGGTGTTCGTCGGCACGCGCAAGAATCGCGTGTGGCAGGTGACGGACAGGACGAAGCAACGCGTCGCGAGCGACGTCGTGCAGTTCGCCTCGTCGGTGACGTTCAAGGTGCCCAACGGCGTGTGCTTCTCGCCGGACGGCGTGCTCTACGTCGCCGAGCAGAACCGCGTGCTAGGTTTTCCGGCCGCGCAGTTCTTCGGCGAAGGGGGCCCGGACGTGGCCGCGGCAGTCGTGGTGCCGCAAGGCAAGCTGATCCCGACGCAGTTCGAGAGCTTCAATCACGGCGCGCGCGCGTGCCGCATCGGACCGGACAAGAAGCTGTATATCGCGCTCGGGCAGCCGTGGAACGTGCCGCCGAAGGACAAGCTCGCGGAACTCGACCGCAACGGACTCGCGGGCATCATCCGCTTGGATCAGGACGGCAAGAACCGCGAAGTGTATGCGCATGGCGTGCGCAATTCCGTGGGGCTCGACTTCAATCCGAAGGACAAGACCTTGTGGTTCACCGACAACCAGGTGGACGGCATGGGCGACGACATGCCGCCCGGCGAGCTGAATCACGCGACGAAGGCCGGCGAGAATTTCGGCTTTCCGTGGTACGGCGGCGGCAAGGTACGCACGGTCGAGTATAAGGATCAGAACCCGCCGGCGGGCGTGGTGTTCCCGCAAGTGGAGTTCGCCGCGCATGCCGCCGACCTCGGCATGTCGTTCTACACCGGCAAGATGTTCCCGCAGAAGTATCAGGGCGGCATCTTCGATGCGGAGCACGGCTCCTGGAACCGCACGAAGCCCATTGGCGCGCGCATCATGTACACGCCGATCAAGGACGACGGCACCGCGGGCGAAACGGAAGTCTTCGCCGAAGGCTGGCTCACGCAGAGCGGCGAATACATGGGCCGTCCGGTCGACGTGCAGATGCTGCAGGACGGATCGCTGCTCGTCTCCGACGACTACGCCGGCGCCATTTACCGCATCTCGTACTCGGGGGCCAAATGA
- a CDS encoding polysaccharide pyruvyl transferase family protein: MLNATVVIFGAFDRHNFGDMLFAHVEQRLLLERLPDARPLFAGLAARDLRRYGGHAVAALGTLAGRLRDKPVALVHAGGELLTCDAWEAAVMLNEPEDAQATIARYGARAEERLAYARTLLKTNALAPYVVGRETWPQASSIRFNAVGGVSLGTREPALRNEVVSTLRSGDDLSVRDVHTQAMLRAAGIEARLVPDPVTMIAELFDSRVASRARLGPAADVRRACPRGHLAVQFSADFGDDATLDRLARELDALAASTGLGIALFRAGAAPWHDDIDAYVRLAARMHQRALVFRSLDIWDICALIATSAGYAGSSLHGRIVAMAYGLPRINMLHPDEAARTGKQAAYAQTWDDKNVPGAVSIDELEAAMRDALSADREVLRQRARELARSYRADAARRAVD; the protein is encoded by the coding sequence TTGCTCAATGCCACCGTCGTGATCTTCGGCGCATTCGACCGCCACAACTTCGGCGACATGTTGTTCGCGCATGTCGAGCAGCGTCTGCTTCTCGAACGCCTGCCTGACGCCAGACCGCTTTTCGCGGGACTGGCCGCGCGAGACCTGCGTCGATACGGCGGCCATGCGGTCGCGGCGCTGGGCACGCTCGCCGGACGCCTGCGCGATAAGCCGGTCGCGCTCGTGCATGCCGGCGGCGAACTCCTGACCTGCGACGCGTGGGAAGCCGCCGTGATGCTCAACGAACCGGAAGACGCGCAGGCGACCATCGCGCGATACGGCGCGCGAGCCGAGGAACGCTTGGCGTATGCGCGCACTTTGTTGAAAACAAATGCGCTAGCGCCTTACGTCGTCGGCCGCGAGACATGGCCGCAGGCGTCGTCGATTCGCTTCAACGCGGTGGGCGGCGTGTCGCTCGGCACGCGCGAGCCCGCGCTGCGCAACGAGGTCGTGAGCACATTGCGCAGCGGCGACGACCTGAGCGTGCGCGACGTGCACACGCAAGCGATGCTGCGTGCCGCAGGCATCGAAGCGAGGCTCGTTCCGGACCCGGTGACGATGATCGCGGAACTCTTCGATTCACGCGTCGCCTCGCGCGCCCGCCTCGGCCCGGCGGCCGACGTGCGGCGCGCGTGTCCGCGCGGCCATCTCGCGGTGCAGTTCAGCGCCGACTTCGGCGACGACGCCACGCTCGACCGGCTGGCGCGCGAACTGGATGCGCTCGCCGCATCGACCGGCCTCGGCATCGCGCTGTTTCGCGCGGGCGCGGCGCCGTGGCACGACGACATCGACGCGTACGTGCGGCTTGCGGCCCGCATGCATCAGCGCGCGCTCGTCTTCCGGTCGCTGGACATTTGGGATATCTGCGCATTGATCGCGACGAGCGCGGGCTATGCGGGCAGCAGCCTGCACGGACGGATCGTCGCGATGGCGTATGGACTGCCTCGCATCAACATGCTTCATCCGGACGAAGCGGCGCGAACCGGCAAGCAGGCCGCCTATGCGCAGACCTGGGACGACAAGAACGTGCCGGGTGCCGTGTCGATCGACGAACTCGAAGCGGCCATGCGCGATGCATTGAGCGCCGACCGCGAGGTGCTCAGGCAGCGTGCTCGGGAACTGGCGCGCTCGTATCGGGCTGATGCCGCGCGCCGCGCCGTCGACTAA